One Glycine max cultivar Williams 82 chromosome 6, Glycine_max_v4.0, whole genome shotgun sequence DNA segment encodes these proteins:
- the LOC100799952 gene encoding probable purine permease 5 isoform X2 produces the protein MKIEIMEAEPSIPSDSLRSQISKFSTMLTKAYKRKSIHYWILLALSILAMLVAFPASSILSRVYYDNGGQSKWIISWVAVAGWPLTALILFPVYFISKTFPTSLNLKLSLSYIVLGFLSAADNLMYAYAYAYLPASTASLVASSSLVFSALFGYFLVKNKVNASIVNSVFIITIALTIIALDSSSDRYANISDSEYIMGFVWDVLGSALHGLIFALSELVFVKLLERRSFIVVLEQQVMVSLFAFLFTTVGMIMSGDFQGMAHEATTFKGGRSAYYLVIIWGAITFQLGVLGGTAVIFLGSTVLAGVLNAVRTPITSIAAVILLKDPMSGFKILSLVITFWGFGSYIYGSSKIWP, from the exons ATGAAAATTG AAATTATGGAGGCAGAACCATCAATTCCCTCAGATTCGCTCCGGAGTCAGATTTCCAAATTTTCTACCATGCTCACTAAAGCATACAAAAGAAAGTCAATCCATTATTGGATTCTTCTTGCTCTCAGCATCTTGGCAATGCTTGTGGCATTTCCTGCTTCCAGCATTCTGTCTCGTGTTTATTATGATAACGGTGGCCAGAGCAAGTGGATCATTTCATGGGTAGCTGTTGCTGGATGGCCCCTAACTGCCTTAATATTGTTTCCTGTATACTTCATCAGTAAAACCTTTCCCACCTCTCTGAACTTAAAACTGAGTCTGTCTTATATTGTTTTGGGTTTCCTAAGTGCTGCTGATAACCTCATGTATGCTTATGCCTATGCTTACCTCCCTGCATCCACCGCCTCACTCGTGGCTTCATCATCCCTTGTGTTTTCTGCACTCTTTGGATACTTTCTTGTGAAAAACAAAGTGAATGCTTCGATAGTGAATTCCGTTTTCATCATAACCATTGCATTGACCATCATTGCACTGGACTCGAGTTCAGACAGATATGCCAACATCAGTGACAGTGAGTACATCATGGGATTTGTGTGGGATGTTTTAGGATCTGCTCTTCACGGGCTTATATTCGCTCTCTCGGAGCTTGTCTTTGTGAAGTTGCTTGAAAGAAGATCCTTCATCGTTGTTCTGGAGCAGCAAGTCATGGTTTCTCTGTTTGCATTTCTGTTTACCACTGTAGGGATGATTATGAGTGGTGATTTCCAAGGGATGGCACATGAGGCTACCACTTTCAAAGGTGGTAGAAGTGCTTATTATCTTGTTATCATTTGGGGTGCAATCACTTTTCAGCTGGGGGTTCTGGGGGGCACTGCTGTAATTTTCTTGGGCTCTACTGTGCTAGCAGGTGTGCTTAATGCAGTAAGAACACCCATAACAAGCATTGCAGCTGTTATACTGCTAAAGGACCCTATGAGTGGTTTCAAGATCCTCTCCCTAGTGATCACCTTTTGGGGATTTGGCTCATATATTTATGGAAGTTCTAAAATATGGCCATAG
- the LOC100799952 gene encoding probable purine permease 5 isoform X1 gives MTSLPLLQPEIMEAEPSIPSDSLRSQISKFSTMLTKAYKRKSIHYWILLALSILAMLVAFPASSILSRVYYDNGGQSKWIISWVAVAGWPLTALILFPVYFISKTFPTSLNLKLSLSYIVLGFLSAADNLMYAYAYAYLPASTASLVASSSLVFSALFGYFLVKNKVNASIVNSVFIITIALTIIALDSSSDRYANISDSEYIMGFVWDVLGSALHGLIFALSELVFVKLLERRSFIVVLEQQVMVSLFAFLFTTVGMIMSGDFQGMAHEATTFKGGRSAYYLVIIWGAITFQLGVLGGTAVIFLGSTVLAGVLNAVRTPITSIAAVILLKDPMSGFKILSLVITFWGFGSYIYGSSKIWP, from the exons ATGACATCTCTGCCACTGCTTCAACCTG AAATTATGGAGGCAGAACCATCAATTCCCTCAGATTCGCTCCGGAGTCAGATTTCCAAATTTTCTACCATGCTCACTAAAGCATACAAAAGAAAGTCAATCCATTATTGGATTCTTCTTGCTCTCAGCATCTTGGCAATGCTTGTGGCATTTCCTGCTTCCAGCATTCTGTCTCGTGTTTATTATGATAACGGTGGCCAGAGCAAGTGGATCATTTCATGGGTAGCTGTTGCTGGATGGCCCCTAACTGCCTTAATATTGTTTCCTGTATACTTCATCAGTAAAACCTTTCCCACCTCTCTGAACTTAAAACTGAGTCTGTCTTATATTGTTTTGGGTTTCCTAAGTGCTGCTGATAACCTCATGTATGCTTATGCCTATGCTTACCTCCCTGCATCCACCGCCTCACTCGTGGCTTCATCATCCCTTGTGTTTTCTGCACTCTTTGGATACTTTCTTGTGAAAAACAAAGTGAATGCTTCGATAGTGAATTCCGTTTTCATCATAACCATTGCATTGACCATCATTGCACTGGACTCGAGTTCAGACAGATATGCCAACATCAGTGACAGTGAGTACATCATGGGATTTGTGTGGGATGTTTTAGGATCTGCTCTTCACGGGCTTATATTCGCTCTCTCGGAGCTTGTCTTTGTGAAGTTGCTTGAAAGAAGATCCTTCATCGTTGTTCTGGAGCAGCAAGTCATGGTTTCTCTGTTTGCATTTCTGTTTACCACTGTAGGGATGATTATGAGTGGTGATTTCCAAGGGATGGCACATGAGGCTACCACTTTCAAAGGTGGTAGAAGTGCTTATTATCTTGTTATCATTTGGGGTGCAATCACTTTTCAGCTGGGGGTTCTGGGGGGCACTGCTGTAATTTTCTTGGGCTCTACTGTGCTAGCAGGTGTGCTTAATGCAGTAAGAACACCCATAACAAGCATTGCAGCTGTTATACTGCTAAAGGACCCTATGAGTGGTTTCAAGATCCTCTCCCTAGTGATCACCTTTTGGGGATTTGGCTCATATATTTATGGAAGTTCTAAAATATGGCCATAG